One Mucilaginibacter ginkgonis genomic region harbors:
- a CDS encoding xanthine dehydrogenase family protein molybdopterin-binding subunit, translating into MEKVSRRKFIQTAGVSGLALWLGLSAKGTTVKAADLASAKNFTPYIMVEGNGNITIYNIKPEMGQGTFQSVPALIAEEFEVSLDKVIIKNSNGEKELGPGQRAGGSASIRTGYTNFRKIGASAKEVFILAAAGRWGVDANTCYAENAMVIHSPSKRSIAYENLIEDAAKIEIPKEPKLKDPKDFKIIGKAVHRPDVPLKTNGSAQFGIDASLPGMVYATVERCPVIGGTLKSFDATEALKVAGVEKVFAAERIAGTYKSTGVAVIANSYWAAMQGRAKLKIEWETHGYDNFNSKDYEAHLRALANEEGLVDKNIGAVDWAKVSRTNTVEAFYETPIVAHSPLEPMGAVVKIDGDAIEIWTSTQVPSSLTGSGPTDLHSFIGFKPENIKMHNMFIGGGFGRRLYLDYIIEAVNVAKQLDKPVKVVWSREDTTKQGPFRPMTFSKLKAGFDDQGKLSMFEHKVISPSLSEATRPNFDPSKVDASMVEGIAEQAYEIPNIKTSYVRAECHLPLAAWRSVTSSTLSFAHECFIDELAVKAKQDPLDFRLNLLSKPSDTKKVLLKLKEVSGWDKPLPKGKGRGIAQWEFFAGLCGQVVEVTHRADGTIKIDKVYAVIDLGEVVSPDNVKNQVEGAIVMAITAATKPAITFKMGEVEQSNFYDNNMLRMNETPKIEVHILADGGKVKGVGEPGLPPFAPALANAIYAATGKRVRKMPFELKA; encoded by the coding sequence ATGGAAAAGGTTTCGAGGCGAAAATTCATACAAACCGCGGGTGTTTCAGGCCTGGCATTGTGGCTTGGATTGTCTGCAAAAGGTACAACGGTTAAAGCGGCAGATCTGGCATCGGCAAAAAATTTCACGCCGTACATTATGGTAGAGGGTAACGGCAACATTACCATTTATAATATCAAGCCCGAGATGGGGCAGGGGACGTTTCAATCTGTACCGGCGCTTATTGCCGAGGAATTTGAAGTTTCGCTCGACAAGGTCATCATCAAAAATTCTAACGGAGAGAAAGAGTTAGGGCCGGGTCAGCGCGCGGGCGGCAGCGCGTCTATCCGGACAGGTTATACTAATTTCAGGAAGATCGGCGCGTCTGCAAAAGAGGTGTTCATCCTCGCCGCAGCCGGGAGATGGGGTGTTGACGCGAACACATGTTATGCGGAGAACGCCATGGTGATCCATTCGCCTAGCAAACGAAGCATAGCTTATGAGAACCTGATAGAAGACGCAGCTAAAATTGAGATACCAAAGGAGCCTAAGCTTAAAGACCCGAAAGACTTTAAGATCATTGGCAAGGCTGTTCATCGCCCCGATGTGCCGCTTAAAACCAATGGTTCGGCGCAATTTGGCATTGATGCGAGTCTGCCGGGAATGGTTTACGCTACGGTCGAGCGTTGCCCGGTTATAGGCGGAACCTTAAAAAGCTTTGATGCAACGGAGGCGCTTAAAGTTGCCGGGGTGGAAAAGGTTTTCGCCGCGGAGCGGATCGCGGGAACCTACAAGTCTACCGGAGTTGCGGTCATTGCAAATTCATATTGGGCTGCCATGCAGGGCCGCGCAAAGCTGAAAATAGAATGGGAGACCCACGGATACGACAATTTTAATTCGAAAGATTATGAAGCACATTTGCGTGCGTTGGCTAATGAGGAAGGCCTCGTAGATAAAAATATTGGTGCCGTAGACTGGGCTAAGGTATCGCGTACCAACACTGTTGAAGCATTTTATGAAACGCCCATTGTAGCTCACAGTCCGTTGGAGCCAATGGGTGCTGTGGTTAAAATCGATGGCGACGCGATAGAAATATGGACCTCAACACAGGTGCCCAGCTCGTTAACAGGAAGCGGGCCCACCGACCTGCACAGCTTTATTGGTTTTAAGCCCGAAAATATTAAGATGCACAACATGTTCATTGGCGGTGGTTTTGGGCGGCGCTTGTATCTCGACTATATTATAGAGGCAGTAAATGTTGCAAAGCAACTAGACAAACCGGTGAAAGTGGTTTGGTCGCGCGAGGATACCACCAAGCAAGGGCCTTTCAGGCCGATGACTTTCTCTAAACTAAAAGCAGGATTCGATGATCAGGGTAAATTGTCAATGTTTGAGCATAAGGTAATTAGCCCTTCGCTATCAGAAGCCACGCGACCAAATTTCGATCCGTCGAAAGTAGATGCTTCAATGGTTGAAGGCATAGCCGAGCAAGCTTATGAGATACCAAACATTAAAACATCATACGTCCGTGCGGAATGCCACTTACCGCTGGCAGCATGGCGGTCTGTAACCAGTTCAACTTTGTCGTTCGCGCATGAATGTTTTATAGATGAGTTGGCTGTTAAGGCAAAGCAAGACCCTTTAGATTTCAGATTGAATTTGCTTAGCAAACCGTCTGACACCAAAAAGGTGCTGCTTAAACTTAAGGAGGTGTCGGGTTGGGATAAACCTTTGCCAAAAGGTAAAGGCCGTGGTATTGCTCAATGGGAGTTCTTTGCCGGTCTGTGCGGCCAGGTTGTAGAAGTAACCCACCGCGCTGATGGCACAATAAAGATAGATAAGGTCTACGCGGTAATTGACCTGGGCGAAGTGGTCAGTCCTGATAATGTGAAAAATCAGGTTGAAGGTGCAATCGTTATGGCTATAACCGCTGCCACGAAGCCCGCCATCACATTTAAAATGGGCGAAGTGGAGCAAAGCAACTTTTACGATAATAATATGCTGCGCATGAACGAGACCCCTAAAATCGAGGTGCACATTCTGGCAGATGGCGGCAAAGTAAAAGGTGTTGGCGAACCGGGTCTACCTCCGTTTGCACCAGCTTTGGCCAATGCCATTTATGCTGCAACGGGTAAGCGCGTCAGGAAAATGCCTTTCGAACTAAAAGCTTAA
- a CDS encoding SDR family NAD(P)-dependent oxidoreductase has translation MMATSKIALVTGGSRGLGRDMALNLAKKGIDVVLTYHSNKEEADKVVSQIEEAGQKAAAFQLDTGNISSFDGFIKQVTEHLEEKTGSTNFDFLINNAGTALYAPFAETTEEQFDTALNIHYKGVFFLTQKSLPYLNDGGRIINISSGLARFSFPGSSAYGSMKGAVEVLTRYLAKELGPRRIAANVVAPGAIETDFGGGRTRDNKEINAQIASLTALGRVGLPTDIGGVVAFLCTEEAGWINGQRIEVSGGMNM, from the coding sequence ATAATGGCAACAAGTAAAATAGCATTGGTAACCGGCGGCAGCCGAGGGTTGGGCAGAGACATGGCGTTAAATCTCGCCAAAAAAGGGATAGACGTTGTACTTACTTATCACTCTAACAAAGAAGAAGCGGATAAGGTGGTTTCTCAGATTGAGGAAGCCGGCCAAAAGGCGGCAGCGTTTCAATTGGATACCGGCAACATTAGTTCTTTTGATGGCTTCATTAAACAAGTGACTGAGCATTTGGAGGAAAAGACCGGAAGCACAAACTTCGACTTCCTGATCAATAACGCAGGTACGGCCTTGTACGCACCCTTTGCAGAGACAACCGAAGAGCAATTTGATACCGCTTTAAATATTCACTACAAAGGCGTTTTCTTTCTGACCCAAAAATCGTTGCCCTATTTAAATGATGGCGGGCGCATTATTAATATTTCATCAGGCCTGGCCAGGTTCTCCTTCCCGGGATCATCTGCTTATGGGTCAATGAAGGGCGCTGTTGAAGTGCTGACCCGTTACCTGGCTAAAGAATTAGGCCCGCGCCGTATCGCTGCCAACGTTGTTGCACCGGGCGCCATCGAAACCGACTTTGGCGGAGGGCGCACCAGGGATAATAAGGAAATTAACGCGCAGATAGCAAGCCTTACAGCATTAGGCCGCGTTGGTTTACCAACGGATATAGGCGGCGTTGTAGCGTTTCTTTGTACCGAAGAAGCCGGCTGGATCAATGGCCAGCGCATTGAAGTATCGGGCGGGATGAATATGTAA
- a CDS encoding dienelactone hydrolase family protein has product MSQINKEDVKQEVFDLYDDYAHNRLDRRSFVQKLSLYAVGGLTVPALMSFLMPNYQDNIQVKADDPRISSGYITYDSPNGGGKIKGLLSEPKGNTKKLGGIIVVHENRGLNPYIEDVARRAAVAGFITLAPDALSPLGGYPGNDDAGREMQAKRDKTEMENDFLDAFTYLKNHKHCNGKVGVVGFCYGGGIANMMAVRLPSLAAAVPFYGAQPAAADVPKIQAPLMLHYASLDTRITGGWPAYEAALKENHKKYQGFVYEGANHGFHNDTTPRYDKAAAELAWQRTIDFFKANLN; this is encoded by the coding sequence ATGAGCCAGATAAATAAAGAAGACGTTAAACAAGAAGTATTTGACCTTTATGACGATTACGCGCACAACCGCTTAGATCGCCGGTCTTTTGTACAAAAGCTCTCACTTTATGCTGTTGGCGGCTTAACCGTTCCCGCGCTTATGAGTTTCCTTATGCCGAATTACCAGGATAATATCCAGGTGAAGGCGGATGATCCAAGAATATCTTCGGGCTATATCACTTACGACTCGCCCAACGGTGGAGGCAAGATCAAGGGTTTGCTTAGCGAGCCAAAGGGTAATACCAAAAAGTTGGGCGGCATTATTGTGGTGCATGAGAACCGCGGATTAAACCCCTATATAGAAGATGTGGCGCGCCGTGCGGCAGTCGCGGGGTTCATCACCCTTGCTCCGGATGCATTGAGTCCGTTAGGCGGATACCCCGGCAATGACGATGCTGGTCGCGAAATGCAGGCTAAGCGGGACAAGACCGAAATGGAAAACGACTTTCTGGACGCGTTTACTTATTTAAAGAACCACAAACATTGCAATGGCAAAGTTGGCGTTGTTGGCTTTTGCTATGGCGGCGGTATTGCCAATATGATGGCTGTGCGCCTGCCCAGTCTTGCGGCTGCCGTTCCGTTTTATGGCGCGCAGCCCGCTGCCGCGGATGTGCCAAAAATACAAGCCCCGCTAATGCTGCATTATGCTTCTTTAGATACCCGTATTACGGGAGGCTGGCCTGCTTATGAAGCAGCGCTAAAGGAAAACCACAAGAAATATCAGGGCTTTGTTTACGAAGGCGCCAACCATGGCTTTCACAATGACACTACCCCACGTTACGACAAAGCAGCGGCAGAACTGGCCTGGCAGCGCACCATCGACTTCTTTAAAGCGAATTTGAATTAA
- a CDS encoding pseudouridine synthase has translation MVFKKSGNSREDKPQRSSGRPAKSGDSPRSSSPRSGKTFSSGYSSKSTGKPYGDRAGKPERPYGSRSEGDKPYGDKAQGGSFSKPYGERSNKRSSASYSGRPAGDRQEKSSGDKPYGRSSEKSFGDKPFRGQSSDKPYNRRPNTGDQQSGDRPYGRSAGKPFGQGGFSKRPSSGAPRDKDNRGYTKSYDRPERGPRTPEQIANQAKLRGKKTSTNTDDGLIRLNRYISNAGICSRRKADELIEAGVVSVNGEVISELGHKVDPTKDVVRYNGETLKREKMVYVLLNKPKDYITTTDDPQERRTVMHLVEKASRERIYPVGRLDRNTTGLLLMTNDGDLADKLSHPKNNVSKLYMVELNKSLTQGDLNKIGFGLELEDGFIKPDSISYVAGGTKREVGIQIHSGRNRIVRRIFEHLGYEVEKLDRSVYANLTKKDLPRGRWRMLDEKEVIQLKHLLK, from the coding sequence ATGGTATTCAAAAAATCTGGCAACAGTCGCGAAGACAAGCCGCAAAGATCATCAGGCAGGCCTGCCAAATCAGGCGATTCGCCACGCAGCAGTTCCCCGCGCTCAGGCAAAACTTTTTCATCAGGTTATAGTTCGAAAAGTACAGGTAAGCCTTATGGCGACCGTGCAGGAAAACCTGAAAGGCCTTACGGCAGCCGCAGCGAAGGTGACAAGCCTTACGGCGATAAAGCACAAGGCGGGTCATTCAGCAAGCCTTATGGCGAACGTTCTAATAAAAGATCATCTGCATCATACAGCGGCAGGCCGGCCGGCGACAGACAGGAAAAATCATCCGGCGACAAACCATACGGCCGCTCATCAGAAAAATCATTCGGCGATAAGCCATTCCGCGGACAATCATCAGACAAGCCATACAACCGCCGCCCCAATACCGGCGATCAGCAAAGCGGCGACCGTCCTTATGGTCGTTCCGCAGGTAAGCCTTTCGGTCAGGGTGGTTTTTCAAAGCGCCCATCTTCTGGCGCTCCGCGGGATAAGGATAACCGTGGCTATACAAAATCATACGACAGGCCGGAACGTGGCCCGCGTACCCCTGAACAAATTGCCAACCAGGCTAAATTAAGGGGTAAAAAAACTTCGACAAATACAGATGACGGTCTCATCCGTCTGAACCGTTATATATCTAACGCGGGTATCTGTTCGCGCCGCAAAGCTGACGAGCTGATCGAAGCAGGTGTAGTTTCTGTTAATGGTGAGGTGATCTCTGAATTGGGCCACAAGGTTGACCCAACTAAAGATGTGGTACGCTACAACGGCGAAACCCTGAAACGCGAGAAAATGGTGTACGTATTGCTGAACAAACCGAAGGATTACATCACAACAACGGACGACCCGCAAGAACGCCGCACGGTAATGCATTTGGTGGAGAAAGCCAGCCGCGAACGTATTTATCCCGTTGGCCGGCTGGACCGTAATACTACCGGTTTATTGCTGATGACCAACGACGGCGACCTGGCAGATAAACTTTCGCACCCTAAGAATAACGTATCGAAGCTGTACATGGTGGAGCTAAATAAGAGCCTCACCCAGGGCGACCTGAACAAAATAGGTTTTGGGTTAGAATTGGAAGACGGATTTATTAAGCCTGATTCTATCTCTTATGTAGCCGGCGGAACTAAACGCGAAGTGGGGATACAGATACACAGCGGGCGCAATCGCATTGTACGCCGCATTTTTGAGCATCTGGGTTACGAAGTAGAAAAACTGGACCGTTCTGTTTACGCTAACCTCACCAAGAAAGACCTTCCGCGTGGCCGCTGGCGCATGCTGGACGAGAAGGAAGTTATACAGCTAAAGCACTTGTTGAAATAG
- the uvrA gene encoding excinuclease ABC subunit UvrA: MSEKTVDLGEQNEVQVFGARVHNLKNIDISFPRNQLVVITGLSGSGKSSLAFDTIYAEGQRRYMETFSAYSRQFMGGMERPDVDKVSGLSPVIAIEQKTTSKNPRSTVGTITEIYDFMRLLFARAGEAYSYVTDKKMERMSEDQIYNTILTKFDGQPVNILAPVVKGRKGHYRELFEQIRKQGYLKVYIDGEIVDVTPKMQVDRYKIHDIDIVVDRLMVSEQDSKRLYSSLQSALKTAKGIIRVSDKDNNVSYFSKYLMDPESGISYDEPQPNTFSFNSPYGACEKCDGLGYIFEIDENSVIPNPKLSIINGGLAPIGEYKETWIFQVLKALAKKYEFSLSVPIEKIPREKLDIILNGSHEIITVQVEYNKWNVQSYQVTFDGIIRMLEEQQEKRSDEISDDMEAYRVLKTCPVCHGARLKKESLHFKVDEKNIFELACMDIVTLQQWFEGLEERLNERQNVIAKEILKEIRARIGFLLDVGLSYLTLDRTARTLSGGEAQRIRLATQIGSQLMNVMYILDEPSIGLHQRDNDRLINALKNLRDLGNTVLVVEHDKDMILEADYVIDMGPAAGVHGGQVVAEGTPAQLMSTNTLTTSYINGNKEIAIPKKRRAGNGKNLVLKNATGHNLKNVTATFPLGKLIGITGVSGSGKSSLITETLYPVLNHHFFRAKKHPLTYKKIEGLEHIDKVIEIDQTPIGRTPRSNPATYTGVFSDIRNLYVALPESKIRGYKPGRFSFNVKGGRCETCQGAGLKTIEMNFLPDVHVLCEECNGKRYNRETLEVRYRGKSISDVLDMSIEDATAFFEHIPAIYRKVKTLNDVGLGYITLGQSSLTLSGGEAQRVKLATELSKKDTGNTFYILDEPTTGLHFEDINVLLGVLQQLVDKGNTVLVIEHNLDVIKVVDHVIDLGPEGGSGGGRILFSGTPEGLCKVKESFTAKFLAKEMGLAK, from the coding sequence ATGAGTGAAAAAACGGTTGACCTTGGCGAACAAAACGAAGTACAGGTTTTTGGCGCACGGGTGCACAATCTTAAAAATATAGACATTTCCTTTCCGCGCAATCAGCTGGTAGTTATTACCGGTTTAAGCGGCAGCGGTAAATCGTCATTGGCGTTCGACACTATTTATGCTGAGGGCCAGCGCCGCTATATGGAAACATTTTCGGCCTACTCGCGCCAGTTTATGGGTGGCATGGAACGTCCCGACGTTGACAAGGTAAGCGGCTTAAGCCCGGTTATTGCTATAGAGCAAAAGACTACCAGTAAAAACCCGCGCTCTACAGTAGGTACTATTACAGAGATCTACGATTTTATGCGCTTGCTTTTCGCACGCGCGGGAGAAGCTTACTCATACGTTACTGATAAGAAGATGGAGCGTATGTCTGAAGATCAGATCTACAATACAATTCTTACTAAGTTCGACGGCCAGCCGGTTAACATATTGGCGCCGGTGGTTAAAGGGCGTAAAGGCCATTACCGCGAATTGTTTGAGCAGATACGCAAGCAGGGCTATTTGAAGGTTTACATAGATGGCGAGATCGTTGACGTTACACCTAAAATGCAGGTAGACCGTTACAAGATCCACGACATTGATATTGTTGTTGACCGATTAATGGTCTCTGAGCAAGACAGTAAACGTTTATACTCTTCGTTACAGTCCGCGCTAAAAACTGCCAAAGGTATTATCCGCGTTAGCGATAAGGATAATAACGTATCCTATTTCAGTAAGTACTTAATGGACCCCGAGTCGGGCATTTCATATGACGAGCCGCAGCCAAACACCTTCTCATTTAACTCGCCTTATGGCGCGTGCGAGAAGTGCGACGGCCTGGGTTACATATTCGAGATCGATGAAAACTCGGTGATACCTAATCCCAAATTAAGCATCATAAATGGCGGCCTTGCCCCTATCGGCGAATACAAGGAGACCTGGATATTCCAGGTGCTGAAAGCACTTGCCAAGAAATATGAGTTTTCACTTTCTGTGCCTATAGAAAAAATTCCGCGTGAGAAACTGGATATCATTTTGAATGGCTCGCACGAGATCATTACCGTACAGGTTGAATACAACAAATGGAACGTGCAGAGCTACCAGGTAACTTTCGATGGTATTATCCGCATGCTGGAAGAGCAACAGGAGAAACGCAGCGACGAAATATCTGACGATATGGAGGCTTACCGTGTGTTGAAGACCTGCCCGGTTTGCCATGGCGCACGTTTAAAGAAAGAGTCGCTACACTTTAAGGTTGATGAGAAAAATATATTTGAACTGGCTTGCATGGACATTGTCACCCTGCAGCAGTGGTTCGAGGGCTTGGAAGAGCGCCTGAACGAACGCCAGAATGTTATTGCCAAAGAGATACTCAAAGAGATACGCGCACGTATTGGTTTTTTGCTGGATGTAGGTTTGAGCTATTTAACGCTCGACCGTACGGCACGGACTTTATCGGGCGGCGAGGCGCAGCGCATCAGACTGGCTACGCAAATAGGATCGCAGCTGATGAATGTGATGTACATTCTTGATGAGCCGAGCATTGGCCTGCACCAGCGTGATAATGACCGTTTGATCAACGCGCTTAAAAACCTGCGCGATCTGGGTAATACGGTTTTGGTGGTTGAGCATGATAAGGACATGATCCTTGAGGCCGACTATGTGATAGATATGGGCCCGGCAGCAGGTGTGCATGGCGGCCAGGTGGTTGCCGAAGGAACTCCTGCGCAATTGATGTCAACAAACACCTTGACAACTTCTTACATCAATGGCAATAAGGAAATTGCCATTCCAAAAAAACGCCGTGCAGGCAATGGGAAGAACCTGGTACTTAAGAACGCCACAGGACATAACCTTAAAAACGTAACGGCTACATTCCCTTTAGGTAAGCTCATCGGTATTACAGGAGTATCGGGCAGTGGTAAATCCAGCCTCATTACAGAAACGCTTTACCCTGTTTTGAACCATCATTTCTTCAGGGCGAAAAAGCATCCGCTGACTTATAAAAAGATAGAAGGCCTGGAGCATATAGACAAGGTTATAGAAATCGACCAGACGCCTATTGGCCGGACACCACGTTCAAATCCTGCGACTTATACAGGCGTATTTTCTGATATACGCAACCTGTATGTCGCACTGCCCGAGTCGAAGATCCGCGGATACAAACCGGGCCGCTTCTCTTTTAACGTAAAGGGTGGCCGCTGCGAAACGTGCCAGGGTGCAGGCTTGAAAACCATCGAGATGAATTTTTTACCCGATGTGCATGTGCTTTGCGAAGAATGTAATGGCAAGCGTTACAACCGCGAGACCTTGGAGGTACGCTATCGTGGAAAATCCATCAGCGATGTGTTGGATATGAGCATTGAAGACGCGACGGCATTTTTTGAGCATATCCCGGCTATTTATCGTAAGGTAAAAACATTGAATGATGTTGGCTTAGGTTATATCACTTTGGGGCAGTCGTCGCTAACCCTATCCGGTGGTGAAGCGCAGCGTGTAAAACTGGCAACAGAACTTTCCAAAAAAGACACCGGCAATACCTTTTACATTTTGGATGAGCCTACTACGGGCCTGCACTTCGAGGACATTAACGTTTTACTGGGCGTATTACAGCAATTGGTAGATAAAGGTAATACCGTGCTGGTGATAGAACATAACCTGGATGTAATCAAGGTGGTAGACCACGTGATAGACCTGGGACCCGAAGGTGGCTCGGGCGGTGGGCGTATCTTATTCTCAGGCACGCCCGAAGGATTGTGTAAAGTAAAAGAAAGCTTCACGGCCAAATTCCTGGCAAAAGAAATGGGCTTAGCCAAATAA
- a CDS encoding type II toxin-antitoxin system RelE/ParE family toxin has protein sequence MPYNYDVLPRAQRHLEESIEYYQLHSDTAASNFIKNFKNALATICNDSLTTRQSYRGFFHYYLNKFPFTIIYSINEFKNLVTIRAIYHQKRNPKGKYRKL, from the coding sequence ATGCCTTACAACTATGACGTTTTGCCGAGAGCACAAAGGCATTTAGAAGAGTCAATAGAATATTATCAACTACACAGCGACACTGCGGCAAGCAACTTCATCAAAAATTTCAAGAATGCTTTGGCGACGATTTGCAACGACTCCTTAACAACCAGGCAATCTTATAGAGGATTTTTCCATTACTATTTAAATAAATTTCCGTTTACCATAATTTACTCTATTAATGAGTTCAAAAATTTGGTGACTATCCGTGCCATCTATCACCAAAAGAGAAATCCAAAAGGAAAATATAGAAAGTTATAA
- a CDS encoding TetR/AcrR family transcriptional regulator: MEADKIKESIKRGAQDLFRKFGYHKTSVNEIAKRAKIAKATIYKYFESKEEILHALLMDYISVSVEDLIDADNRQQNEEAHLANLILKTSRLSYTICNEFIGWDFIRESTNSQEFLKNLSNELEDLLLGAFTKLSGMRKIENYHQRLRFLIKCSKSIVFSFAFTSVSDADVRKNFVSFQKEILPYLVKAAVAV; encoded by the coding sequence ATGGAAGCCGACAAGATCAAAGAAAGTATAAAGCGCGGGGCGCAAGACCTGTTCCGCAAGTTCGGCTATCATAAGACCAGCGTAAACGAAATTGCCAAACGGGCTAAGATCGCCAAAGCTACCATTTACAAGTATTTCGAAAGCAAGGAAGAGATATTACATGCCTTACTGATGGACTACATCAGCGTAAGTGTAGAAGATCTTATCGATGCTGATAACCGCCAGCAAAACGAAGAAGCCCATCTGGCGAATCTGATCCTCAAAACCAGCCGCCTGTCTTACACCATTTGCAACGAATTTATCGGCTGGGATTTTATCCGTGAGAGCACTAACTCGCAGGAATTCCTAAAGAACTTATCTAACGAGTTGGAAGACCTGCTGCTTGGCGCCTTTACCAAACTAAGCGGCATGCGCAAAATAGAGAACTATCACCAGCGCTTACGTTTCCTTATCAAATGCAGCAAGAGTATTGTCTTTAGTTTCGCATTCACCTCTGTGAGTGATGCCGACGTGCGGAAGAATTTTGTGTCTTTTCAAAAAGAGATATTACCTTATTTAGTGAAGGCCGCAGTAGCAGTTTAA
- a CDS encoding lipocalin family protein has product MKKEKWALAALAGAGVAALAYKLLSKSDIPEAAIFKPFDKKRFMGLWHEAARLPSMIEKNLKDLTEDYSLNDDGSFKVVTRAYNSKKQEWKEFSGLIKSKVAEDSGRLKVSYLEPVYFAYNVLDVDDDYKYALVSSSNLSYLWILSREKSVPQEIKDRFLRAAEGIGFNTSKLEWQF; this is encoded by the coding sequence ATGAAAAAAGAAAAGTGGGCATTAGCGGCGCTTGCCGGCGCAGGCGTAGCGGCGTTAGCATATAAGCTATTATCGAAAAGCGACATACCTGAGGCGGCGATCTTCAAACCATTCGATAAGAAAAGATTTATGGGCTTGTGGCATGAAGCTGCCCGCTTGCCATCAATGATAGAGAAAAACCTGAAGGACCTGACAGAAGACTATTCGCTGAATGACGACGGATCTTTCAAAGTGGTGACACGCGCTTATAACTCCAAAAAACAGGAGTGGAAAGAGTTCTCAGGGTTAATAAAATCTAAGGTGGCGGAAGATAGTGGCCGCCTGAAAGTATCTTACCTTGAACCTGTTTACTTTGCTTACAACGTTTTAGACGTTGATGACGATTATAAATATGCGCTGGTGTCCAGCAGCAATCTTAGTTACCTGTGGATTTTGTCGCGAGAAAAATCTGTACCGCAAGAAATTAAAGACCGCTTTTTACGTGCAGCCGAAGGCATAGGCTTTAACACTTCAAAACTGGAATGGCAGTTTTAA
- a CDS encoding lytic transglycosylase domain-containing protein encodes MIKKHLITCSVILVSVVITKLFICSTTEKNSPVNKPHFGNYITAVASENKGYNFADETVPVSNKKVSKRINVSLRKHRSDEETSAMLGRKASKLFPIIEPILVAYGIPEDFKYIPLVESGLKAGVSPKGAAGWWQFMPGTARTYGLKVNSGKDERLNLRRSTIAACKYLRDLKDEVGSWTLAAAAYNCGSPRIRHAINKHNKGNYYLMSLNRETAGYVYKLIAMKKTIEKPGSIVNQRYLATYVNPTELLTVN; translated from the coding sequence ATGATTAAAAAACACTTAATTACGTGCTCCGTAATCTTGGTGTCGGTTGTCATTACAAAACTGTTTATCTGCAGTACAACTGAAAAGAACAGCCCGGTTAACAAACCCCATTTTGGGAACTACATAACCGCTGTCGCGAGTGAAAATAAGGGATATAATTTTGCTGATGAGACGGTACCGGTCTCGAACAAAAAGGTAAGCAAAAGGATAAATGTTTCTTTGCGGAAACATCGATCAGATGAAGAAACATCAGCTATGCTTGGCCGCAAGGCAAGTAAGCTGTTCCCTATTATTGAGCCAATTCTAGTGGCTTACGGCATCCCCGAAGATTTTAAATACATTCCGCTTGTAGAGTCTGGTTTAAAAGCAGGTGTATCGCCTAAAGGCGCCGCGGGCTGGTGGCAATTTATGCCGGGTACCGCGCGCACTTATGGCTTAAAAGTAAACAGTGGTAAAGACGAGCGTTTAAACTTACGCCGCTCTACCATTGCAGCCTGCAAATACCTGCGCGACCTTAAAGACGAGGTTGGCAGCTGGACGCTGGCCGCCGCTGCTTACAATTGCGGGTCGCCACGTATACGCCATGCTATTAACAAACACAACAAAGGTAATTATTATTTAATGAGCCTTAACCGCGAAACCGCCGGTTATGTGTACAAGTTAATAGCCATGAAAAAGACCATTGAAAAACCGGGAAGTATAGTTAATCAGCGTTACCTGGCAACTTACGTAAACCCAACTGAATTACTTACTGTTAACTAA